A portion of the Streptomyces platensis genome contains these proteins:
- a CDS encoding uridine kinase gives MRLEAITWERLTDALAERLVAMPAKDGSPWLRVAVDGAPAASPGELAARLAEELRLRGRAVHKAGTFGFLRPASLRLEYGREDPDAYHDEWFDRQALWREIFQPLEPGGTGRVLPDLWDPVADRATRSAYVELPPGGVLLLHGPLLLGHWFPFDLSVHLKLSPAALARRTPEDERWTLPAFARYEAETRPEEAADVVVRADDPRRPAWSGPE, from the coding sequence GTGCGGCTCGAAGCGATCACCTGGGAACGGCTCACCGACGCGCTCGCCGAGCGGCTGGTCGCGATGCCGGCGAAGGACGGGAGCCCGTGGCTGCGGGTGGCCGTCGACGGGGCTCCCGCCGCGTCGCCCGGTGAGCTGGCCGCCCGGCTCGCCGAGGAGCTGCGGCTGCGGGGGCGGGCGGTGCACAAGGCCGGCACCTTCGGCTTTCTGCGCCCCGCCTCGCTGCGGCTCGAATACGGCCGGGAGGATCCCGACGCCTACCACGACGAGTGGTTCGACCGGCAGGCGCTGTGGCGCGAGATCTTCCAGCCGCTGGAGCCGGGCGGCACCGGGCGGGTGCTCCCGGACCTGTGGGATCCGGTGGCGGACCGGGCGACCCGCAGTGCGTACGTGGAGCTGCCGCCCGGCGGCGTCCTGCTGTTGCACGGTCCCCTGCTGCTCGGTCACTGGTTTCCCTTCGATCTCTCGGTCCACCTGAAGCTGTCGCCGGCCGCGCTCGCCCGCCGCACCCCGGAGGACGAGCGCTGGACACTGCCCGCCTTCGCGCGCTACGAGGCCGAGACCCGGCCCGAGGAGGCGGCCGATGTGGTCGTACGGGCCGACGATCCCCGCCGGCCGGCCTGGAGCGGACCGGAGTGA
- a CDS encoding IclR family transcriptional regulator domain-containing protein, whose translation MGHSTAATGSPAPAAEPATGVAPRTAGHSKKTRQAPKGMTSAGSRASGSGHAERVFLVQTAFAELGGSAHGPGEIAEFTGLDDSVVYRILQSGIYQRIFERVDRGLYRLRTSAAQLAFTALDHRIDGEISQTVLRELRTATDSGLAFLYMVAPFSGAQRQCVDMAVGDSDLAELGMTPRDVLSVTRSLRTGASGRTILAYLPEVLQQRVLAEPVPDQAGPGVFRDNGALLDSLAEVRDLGYALGYEECMAGWNSCAAPIMWDGSIMGAVLLLKLKSVMPVAPDGVIEATKEAAAELSRYGAASPSADQA comes from the coding sequence ATGGGTCACAGCACCGCAGCCACGGGATCGCCGGCCCCGGCCGCCGAGCCCGCCACCGGCGTGGCGCCGCGCACCGCGGGCCACTCCAAGAAGACGCGCCAGGCGCCCAAGGGCATGACGTCCGCGGGCTCCCGGGCATCGGGATCCGGCCATGCCGAGCGGGTCTTCCTCGTCCAGACTGCCTTCGCCGAGCTGGGCGGATCCGCCCACGGGCCCGGTGAGATCGCCGAGTTCACCGGCCTGGACGACTCCGTCGTCTACCGCATCCTTCAGTCCGGTATCTACCAGCGCATCTTCGAGCGGGTGGACCGCGGCCTCTACCGGCTGCGGACCTCGGCCGCACAGCTCGCCTTCACCGCGCTCGACCACCGGATCGACGGCGAGATCTCGCAGACGGTGCTCCGCGAACTGCGGACGGCCACCGACAGCGGGCTGGCGTTCCTCTACATGGTGGCCCCGTTCTCCGGTGCCCAACGGCAGTGCGTCGACATGGCCGTCGGCGATTCCGACCTCGCGGAGCTGGGCATGACGCCACGCGATGTGCTGTCCGTGACGCGTTCCCTGCGCACCGGCGCCTCCGGGCGGACGATCCTCGCCTACCTGCCGGAGGTGCTCCAGCAGCGGGTGCTGGCCGAGCCCGTACCCGACCAGGCGGGACCCGGTGTCTTCCGCGACAACGGCGCCCTGCTGGACTCCCTCGCGGAGGTTCGCGACCTCGGCTACGCCCTCGGGTACGAGGAGTGCATGGCCGGCTGGAACTCCTGCGCGGCGCCGATCATGTGGGACGGCTCCATCATGGGCGCGGTCCTGCTCCTCAAGCTCAAGTCCGTGATGCCGGTGGCCCCCGACGGCGTCATCGAGGCGACGAAGGAGGCGGCGGCCGAACTCAGCCGCTACGGAGCGGCCAGCCCGTCCGCGGACCAGGCCTGA